CGAGTACGTCCTCAACGGCAGCAAGTGCTTCATCACCAACGGCGGCTACGCGGATCAGTTCACCGTGTTCGCCACGCTGGACAAGGGCAAGAAGCACAAGGGCATCACCTGCTTCGTCGTGGAGGGGCGGCCCCAGGGGCTGACCACCGGCAAGCACGAGAACAAGATGGGCCAGCGCGCGAGCAACACCACCACCGTCACCTTCGACGAGGTGCGTGTCCCGGTGGCCAACCGCATCGGCGAGGAGGGCGAGGGCTTCAAGGTCGCCATGGCCACGCTGGACAACAGCCGCCCGCTCACCGCCAGCATCTCCGTGGGCATCGCCCGCGCGGCGCTGGAGCACTCGCTGGAGTACTCCAGCCAGCGCCACACCATGGGCAAGCCCATCCGCGAGCACCAGGGCATCCAGTTCATGCTGGCGGACATGGCCATGAACACCCACGCCGCGCGCCTGCTCACCTACGAGAGCGCGCACGTGCTGGATGAAGGACAGCGCAACACCCTCCAGTCCAGCTACGCGAAGTGCTTCGCCGCGGACATGGCCATGAAGGTCGCCACCGACGCGGTGCAGGTCTACGGCGGCTACGGGTACATGAAGGAATACCCGGTGGAGAAGCTGATGCGCGACGCCAAGCTCATCCAGGTCTACGAGGGCACGAGCCAGGTGCAGCGTCTGGTCATCGCGAAGGAACTGTTCAGGTAGAAAAGCAAAACTGTGCCCGGCGGGGCTTTCCCGTTGCCGCCGCCGTGCGCGGATGTCTATTACTCCGGCCCTGATGCGCGACGCGTCAAGCACGCGTCGCGCCCGGTGCCGCTCGAAGCCCATCCACTTTTCAAGCACTCCCCACAGAGGAGAAGCCCGCCGTGAAGATTCTCGTCACCGCCAAGCGCGTGGAAGATCCCGAGTCGAAGATCAAGGTGAAGCCGGACGGCTCGGACATCGTGAAGGAGGGGTTGAAGTACAAGATCAACCCCTTCGATGAAATCGGCGTGGAGGAAGGCCTGCGCCTCGCGGCGAAGCACACCGGCGAGGTGGTGGTGGTCTCCATCGGCGGCAAGGAGGTGCAGGAGCAGCTGCGCCACGCGCTGGCCATGGGCGCCAACCGCGCCATCTGGGTGAACCACACGGGCCCGTTGGATCAGCTGGGCATCGCGGGCCTGCTCCAGAAGGTCGCGGAGAAGGAGAAGCCGGACATCGTCCTCTTGGGCAAGCAGTCCATCGACGACGACCAGAACCAGGTGGGGCAGTACCTGGCGGAGTTCCTGGGCTGGGGCCAGGCCACGTTCGCCTCCAAGGTGGAGTCGCTGGAGAGCGAGCAGGAGAAGGGCAAGGTCCCGGCGGTGGTGCTGTCCGCGGACAAGAAGAGCGTGCAGGTGGTGCGTGAAGTGGACAACGGGCTCGCCACCCTGGAGGTCCAGCTGCCCGCGGTCGTCACCACGGACCTGCGCCTGAACCAGCCGCGCTACGCCAGCCTCCCGGGCATCATGAAGGCGAAGAGCAAGCCCATCGAGGAGCTGACCCCGGCGGGCCTGGGCGTGGACGTGGCCCCGAAGATCCAGGTGCTGAAGCTGGCGTCGCCTCCGGCGCGCAAGGCGGGCATCAAGGTCCCGGACGTGGCCACCCTGGTGGAGAAGCTGCACAACGAGGCGAAGGTCGTCTGACCGCGCTCCCAACCATCTCTCACAAAGATTCCGGAGACAGACCCATGTCCATCGTCCTCATCGTCGCCGAGCAGCAGCCGGACGGAAACCTGCGCAAGGCCTCCCTCAACGCCATCGCCGCGGGCAAGCAGCTGGCGGACAAGGCCGGCGCGGAGCTGCACCTCGTCCTCCTGTCCAAGGACCCGTCGAAGCTCGCCGGGGAGCTGGCGGGCACCGGCGCCAAGGTCATCCACACCGCCGCCGCGCCGGAGTTCGAGCACTACCTGGCGGAGGTCCAGGCCCCCGTCGTCGCGGGGCTCGCGCAGGAGCTGAACGCCTCCTTCGTGGGCGCGGCCTCCACGGCGCAGGGCAAGGACCTGCTGCCGCGCGTCGCCGCCCGGCTGAAGGCCGCCATGGCCACCGACATCACCGCCATCAACGGCGCTGGCGCGGACATCACCTTCACGCGCCCCATGTGGGCCGGCAACGTGTTCGCCGAGGTGAAGCTGACCACGCCGGTGCAGGTCGTCAGCATCCGCGCCACGGAGTTCACCCCGGCCGCCGCCGGTGGCGCCGCCGCGGAGGTGAAGTCCTTCCAGCCGAAGCTGGAGGCCTCCAAGACGAAGTTCGTCAGCTTCAACGAGGTGAAGAGCGCGCGTCCGGAGCTGACCGAGGCCCGCGTGGTGGTGTCCGGCGGTCGCGGCACCAAGGGTGACTTCAAGGAGGTCGAGGCGCTGGCGGACCTGCTGGGCGCCGCGGTGGGCGCGTCCCGCGCGGTGTGCGACGCGGGTTGGGTGCCCAACGACTACCAGGTCGGCCAGACGGGCAAGGTCGTCGCGCCGCAGCTGTACATCGCCGCGGGCATCAGCGGCGCCATCCAGCACCTGGCGGGCATGAAGTCCTCGAAGACCATCGTCGCCATCAACAAGGATCCGGAGGCGCCCATCTTCCAGGTGGCCGACTACGGCCTCGTGGACGACCTCTTCAAGGTCCTGCCCGCGCTGCGCGAGGGCATCCAGAAGCTGAAGTAGGCCGCTGCCTCCGGGCAGGGTCGTGACACACGCGGGGCGCGTCGCCGGGAGTCCATCCCCGGGGCGCGCCCTTCGTCATGTCCGGCGCCTACAGGTCGATGTCGTTGTCGTGCCCGGGCTTCTTGCGCGCGGGCGGCGGCGCGGCTTCGGGGGCCTGGGGCTCGCCCTCGTCCGGCGCCTGGTCGTCGGGCTCCAGCTCGTGGGGTGTCTCCGGCACGGCGGGCGGCGCCTCGCCCGTGTCGAGCAGGTCGATGCGGCTGCCATCCTGGAGCTGGACGTAGAGGGTGCGGAAGGTCCAGTCCCCGCCGTCCTTGTCGGCCACGGCGTGCAGGGTGCCGTCCGCCTTGGGGCCATCCAGGGGGACGGTGAACTCCGCGTGGGTGTGCCCGTTGGAGGTGCTCACCCGGGTGTCGCTGGGGAAGCCCGACTTGAAGGTGCCGCCCAGCGCCTGCTGCACGTGCGGATCCTCCTGGGCCTGGGCGACGGCGTCCGTGTACGCGCCCATGTCCTTGAAGGACGTGTAGCCCCAGCCCACGGCGATGGCGGCGAAGCAGAAGCACGAGCCCAGGAGCGCGAGGCACCCCACGGGCACCGCCCACTTCCAGTTGCGGTTCCACCATCCCTGGCGGGGTGCGGGGGCGTACTCACCCTCGGGCATCGTCGGCGGCATGGGCCCTCCTGGCCTTGGCGTCGGGCCGTGTCATAGCCGGTTCCGGACGAAGCGGGAGCGGGGATGCACCGCGGGACTGTCGCGGGGGCGCCTTCATGACAGAGTGTCTGTCATGCCCTCTGGTGGCGTCTCGACGGCCGAGCTCGCGGACCTGCTTGCGGCGCTGCCCTTCGGCCACCGGCTGTGGGTGCGCGGCATGGGGCGGTGTCTCTATCCCCTCCTGCGCAGCGGGGACGCGGTGCGGCTGCTGCGCTGCGGGCCGGAGCGGCTGGCGCGCGGGGACGTGGCGTTGATGCGGCACGGGCCCCGGCTGGCCGCGCAGGTGGTGCTGTCCACGCACCCCTGGGTGACGGAGGCGCTCCTGGGGGGCAGCGACGTGGCGGGAGGAGAGCTGGTGGGGCGCATCATCGCGCTGAAGCGGGGGCGCTGGGTGGTGCGGCTGCCCCGGCCCACCCGGCCGGCCCTGTTCCTGACCCAGCGGGCCCTGTCCGGCGTGTGGACGAAGCCCGAGTCCCGCGCGGTGTTCCGCCACCTGCGAGACCTGTTCTCCGGCTGGACGAAGCCGCTGCGCCGCCACTTCGTGGGCCCCATGGAGATCCGCCTGGTGCGCCCGGATGACCTGGACGCGCTGCTCGCCTTCGCCACGGAGCGGCTGGTGGTGTCCGGCACCTTCCTGCGCCGCCAGCTGCGCGACCGGTGGGGCCTGCCCCCGGAGCGGCGGGTGGGGGCGGCGGCGGGGGCCTTCGACGCGCAGGGGCGCCTGTACGGCTTCGCCTGGGCGGACGACTACCATCAGGAGGGCCTGGCCCTGGACGGCTTCTGGGTGCGCTCGCTGGTGGTGGCCCCTCGGGTGCGCCGCATGGGGGTGGCCAGCGGCCTGGTGCGCTGCCTGTTGGAGGAGATGAAACGGCAGGGGGCGGACCGCCTCCACGCCGACATCGACGAGGACAACACGGCCTCCCTCCGGACCTTCTCGGGCCTCGACTTTCGTCCCGCGCCGGACACGCTGACCACCGCGACCAACCAGCAGTGGGACGCGGCGGGGGGGAGCAAGCGCCTGGTCGTGCTGGTGCGCGCGCTCCAGGGGTGAGGCCCCGCGGGGGTTGCGCTCCTCGGCCCGCTGAGCCAAAAGCCCCACGGCACCTGACGCGGGTGTTCCGCCACGGGCATCGCCATCCGCATGGGCGCCGCGACGCTCACCGCGCTGGACGGACGGGGCCCACCGGCGGAGGGCGTGGTGCCGCCGGGCGTCCATGCCCTCCCGGGCGTGGCGTTCTTCCCTTGAAATGAAATGAGAGGTCCAGCGGTGAAGCAGGGACGCGAGGGGGCGCGATGGCAGGCGGACGGGGCGCTGGTGCTCCTCTGCGTGTTCTGGGGCGCGACGTTCGTGGTGGTGAAGGACGCGCTCTCCTTCGCGGATCCCTTCACCTTCCTCACCCTGCGCTTCGCGGTGGGCGCGGCGGTGCTGGCCCCG
This Corallococcus silvisoli DNA region includes the following protein-coding sequences:
- a CDS encoding acyl-CoA dehydrogenase family protein; this encodes MDFQLSESQRALQDAARKYARDVVRPKAPHYDETSEFPRDLISAAFELGLLNMAIPSEYGGVGLSHLEQVIVCEELAWGCAGVATSIIANDLANLPIILHGTDEQKKRLLAPFGEKFKLSCFCLTEPSAGSDVAAMSTTARREGDEYVLNGSKCFITNGGYADQFTVFATLDKGKKHKGITCFVVEGRPQGLTTGKHENKMGQRASNTTTVTFDEVRVPVANRIGEEGEGFKVAMATLDNSRPLTASISVGIARAALEHSLEYSSQRHTMGKPIREHQGIQFMLADMAMNTHAARLLTYESAHVLDEGQRNTLQSSYAKCFAADMAMKVATDAVQVYGGYGYMKEYPVEKLMRDAKLIQVYEGTSQVQRLVIAKELFR
- a CDS encoding electron transfer flavoprotein subunit beta/FixA family protein, whose protein sequence is MKILVTAKRVEDPESKIKVKPDGSDIVKEGLKYKINPFDEIGVEEGLRLAAKHTGEVVVVSIGGKEVQEQLRHALAMGANRAIWVNHTGPLDQLGIAGLLQKVAEKEKPDIVLLGKQSIDDDQNQVGQYLAEFLGWGQATFASKVESLESEQEKGKVPAVVLSADKKSVQVVREVDNGLATLEVQLPAVVTTDLRLNQPRYASLPGIMKAKSKPIEELTPAGLGVDVAPKIQVLKLASPPARKAGIKVPDVATLVEKLHNEAKVV
- a CDS encoding electron transfer flavoprotein subunit alpha/FixB family protein; the encoded protein is MSIVLIVAEQQPDGNLRKASLNAIAAGKQLADKAGAELHLVLLSKDPSKLAGELAGTGAKVIHTAAAPEFEHYLAEVQAPVVAGLAQELNASFVGAASTAQGKDLLPRVAARLKAAMATDITAINGAGADITFTRPMWAGNVFAEVKLTTPVQVVSIRATEFTPAAAGGAAAEVKSFQPKLEASKTKFVSFNEVKSARPELTEARVVVSGGRGTKGDFKEVEALADLLGAAVGASRAVCDAGWVPNDYQVGQTGKVVAPQLYIAAGISGAIQHLAGMKSSKTIVAINKDPEAPIFQVADYGLVDDLFKVLPALREGIQKLK
- a CDS encoding cytochrome c oxidase assembly factor Coa1 family protein, which codes for MPPTMPEGEYAPAPRQGWWNRNWKWAVPVGCLALLGSCFCFAAIAVGWGYTSFKDMGAYTDAVAQAQEDPHVQQALGGTFKSGFPSDTRVSTSNGHTHAEFTVPLDGPKADGTLHAVADKDGGDWTFRTLYVQLQDGSRIDLLDTGEAPPAVPETPHELEPDDQAPDEGEPQAPEAAPPPARKKPGHDNDIDL
- a CDS encoding GNAT family N-acetyltransferase, with the protein product MPSGGVSTAELADLLAALPFGHRLWVRGMGRCLYPLLRSGDAVRLLRCGPERLARGDVALMRHGPRLAAQVVLSTHPWVTEALLGGSDVAGGELVGRIIALKRGRWVVRLPRPTRPALFLTQRALSGVWTKPESRAVFRHLRDLFSGWTKPLRRHFVGPMEIRLVRPDDLDALLAFATERLVVSGTFLRRQLRDRWGLPPERRVGAAAGAFDAQGRLYGFAWADDYHQEGLALDGFWVRSLVVAPRVRRMGVASGLVRCLLEEMKRQGADRLHADIDEDNTASLRTFSGLDFRPAPDTLTTATNQQWDAAGGSKRLVVLVRALQG